The Triticum aestivum cultivar Chinese Spring chromosome 7B, IWGSC CS RefSeq v2.1, whole genome shotgun sequence genome window below encodes:
- the LOC123162536 gene encoding pentatricopeptide repeat-containing protein At2g22410, mitochondrial translates to MNPRHVLELLHQCRSIRHLDQLQAHLLAHGPSAVASLASQLVASYCALSGAAGHAGLCHARRVFDTIADPYRFAYNSLIRAYSNSCCPQEALCLHRDVLRRGILPNEFTLPFVLKACARARATEHALATHGVAVKLGYVRQVFVGNALLHSYASTGLLRDSQRFFAEMAPGRNVVSWNTMIGGYAQAGETSKACALFGEMRRQGVLADVFTFVSLLLVCSTEGNLEVGRLVHCHMLASGSRVDLILGNALVDMYGKCGDLWMARRCFDMMPTKNVVSWTSMLCALAKHGSVDAARDWFEQMPERNIVSWNAMISCYVQGGRFRETLGLYNRMKSLDLTPDEVTLAGVLSAHGQNGDLASGRMIHCYIKDNFSDPGVTLLNSLLDMYARCGQVDTSISLFTEMPNKNTISWNVIIGALAMHGRAQEAVMFFRAMVSDAFSPDEITFVGLLSACSHGGLLEDGQYYFKAMRHVYNVKPEVEHYACMVDLLGRRGHLAQAVDLIKDMPMKPDVVVWGALLGACRIHGNVEIGKLVIKQLLELEGINGGLFVLFSNLLYETHQWEDMKRLRKLMRERGTKKDMGVSSIEVNNSIHEFGVEDIRHETSSEIYAAVDQLAYHLVSLHVLAVQPVELIMEE, encoded by the coding sequence ATGAACCCCCGCCATGTCCTCGAGCTCCTGCACCAGTGCCGCTCCATCCGACACCTCGACCAGCTACAGGCCCACCTCCTCGCCCACGGCCCATCCGCCGTGGCCTCCCTCGCCTCCCAGCTCGTCGCCTCCTACTGCGCGCTCTCCGGTGCCGCCGGACACGCGGGACTCTGCCACGCCCGCCGCGTGTTCGACACAATTGCCGACCCGTACAGGTTCGCGTACAACAGTCTTATCAGGGCGTACTCCAACAGCTGTTGCCCCCAGGAGGCGCTGTGCCTGCACCGCGACGTCCTCCGGCGCGGCATCCTGCCGAACGAGTTCACACTGCCCTTCGTGCTCAAGGCGTGCGCCAGGGCGCGGGCCACAGAGCACGCGCTAGCCACCCATGGAGTGGCTGTCAAGCTGGGGTATGTGCGGCAGGTGTTCGTGGGCAACGCGCTCCTGCACTCATATGCGTCGACTGGGTTGCTGCGGGACTCTCAGCGGTTCTTTGCCGAGATGGCGCCGGGCAGGAATGTTGTGTCGTGGAACACGATGATTGGTGGATATGCACAGGCTGGGGAGACCAGCAAGGCGTGCGCCTTGTTTGGAGAGATGAGGCGCCAAGGAGTGTTGGCTGATGTGTTCACATTTGTCAGCCTGCTTCTCGTTTGCTCAACtgagggaaatcttgaggttggtCGGCTGGTGCATTGTCATATGTTGGCAAGTGGATCCCGGGTTGATCTGATTCTCGGTAACGCACTTGTGGACATGTATGGTAAGTGCGGGGATCTGTGGATGGCTCGTAGATGCTTTGACATGATGCCCACGAAAAATGTTGTTTCATGGACTTCCATGCTTTGTGCCCTGGCAAAACATGGCTCGGTGGATGCTGCAAGAGATTGGTTTGAGCAGATGCCGGAGAGGAACATAGTCTCCTGGAATGCCATGATCTCTTGCTATGTTCAGGGTGGCCGATTCCGTGAAACTTTGGGTCTTTATAACCGTATGAAATCTCTAGATCTCACTCCAGATGAGGTTACCTTGGCTGGTGTCCTCTCTGCCCATGGACAAAATGGCGATTTGGCCTCTGGAAGGATGATACATTGTTATATTAAAGACAATTTTAGTGATCCTGGTGTCACTCTACTTAATTCACTTCTTGATATGTATGCAAGATGTGGTCAGGTAGACACATCCATAAGCTTGTTCACTGAGATGCCCAATAAAAACACTATCTCTTGGAATGTGATTATTGGAGCGCTAGCCATGCATGGGCGTGCACAAGAGGCAGTCATGTTCTTCAGAGCTATGGTATCTGATGCCTTCTCCCCTGATGAGATCACATTTGTCGGTCTTCTTTCTGCATGCAGTCATGGTGGTCTACTAGAAGATGGACAGTATTACTTCAAAGCCATGAGACATGTTTACAATGTTAAGCCTGAAGTTGAGCACTATGCTTGCATGGTTGATCTGCTTGGTCGGCGTGGCCATCTTGCACAAGCTGTTGATCTAATAAAAGATATGCCAATGAAGCCTGACGTTGTGGTTTGGGGTGCATTACTTGGAGCCTGCAGGATCCATGGTAATGTAGAGATCGGCAAGCTAGTGATCAAACAACTGCTTGAGCTGGAGGGAATTAATGGAGGCTTGTTTGTCCTATTTTCTAATTTGCTGTATGAAACTCACCAGTGGGAGGACATGAAAAGGCTCAGGAAGCTAATGAGAGAGCGGGGAACAAAAAAGGATATGGGTGTTAGTTCAATTGAAGTAAACAACAGCATACATGAATTTGGAGTGGAAGACATCAGACATGAAACCTCAAGTGAGATATATGCGGCAGTTGATCAGTTGGCATATCATTTAGTCTCTTTGCATGTCCTGGCTGTGCAGCCAGTAGAACTCATCATGGAAGAGTGA